In Curtobacterium sp. MCPF17_002, one genomic interval encodes:
- a CDS encoding Fe-S oxidoreductase → MRNVLLDSPVSRAGWAFATAVGLAVGVPLSTGPVRVVDGLIVCTGLPRWVFRRGGTCVGSVYLTRDNDGDRVLRHERVHVVQWRRYGMLMPIVYALAGRDPLRNRFEIEAGLEDGNYR, encoded by the coding sequence GTGCGGAACGTCCTGCTCGACTCCCCGGTGTCCCGCGCCGGGTGGGCCTTCGCGACCGCGGTCGGCCTCGCCGTCGGCGTGCCTCTGTCGACCGGGCCGGTCCGGGTCGTCGACGGGCTGATCGTCTGCACGGGGCTGCCGCGGTGGGTGTTCCGTCGCGGCGGCACCTGCGTCGGCTCGGTGTACCTGACGCGTGACAACGACGGCGACCGGGTGCTCCGCCACGAGCGCGTGCACGTCGTCCAGTGGCGGCGGTACGGCATGCTCATGCCGATCGTCTACGCCCTGGCCGGACGAGACCCGCTGCGCAACCGGTTCGAGATCGAGGCCGGCCTCGAGGACGGCAACTACCGCTG